One Candidatus Nitronauta litoralis genomic window, AACAATTCTTTACTAACGAAAACCTGAATACCTCTGAAAAAATTATAGAGCACATAGGAGGCAATCAAAAAAATTCGATTCAAAATGGATTTGTTACCTTAACCTCCTATCCGGAGGAAGGGGGGGCCAATCTAAAAATCTCAAACCATAAAAGAATCGCCATTCTTACTTACTCCAAGGAAATAGCTAGCCAGTATTCGAAACTGCTCGAAGAAGAGGGTTATCCCTTGGTTGATGATTTGAAGAGTATTGAATTTGGAATGCACCACTGGCACTACCGTTTACACGGAAGCCTGTCATGAGTCTATCGAAGAAAAGGGCGGCAGCGGGATTCGGACAATCAAGTGACAACCATCCTTCATTGCTGTAGAAACAAGAAGGCATTGAACATTTAGGATGCCCCACTTCGACAAGCTCAGTGGAACATCATTAACGAGAAGTCTTGATCCCTGATTACTAAAAACCCGTTCCCAAAGCTAGAAAAACAACGGTATGACATCAGAAACAACTTCCCGCTTTCAATCTTTCACCCGAAAGTGCTCCCTCATTTTTTCAACGGGGCTTATTTTCTGGCTCGTGTCGGAGGGATTGTTCTACGGCCTGATGCGGCCAACGGATTCCGCCCTTGGATATGCCATTACCGGGGCGATCTACTGTTACTCCGCCTGGCTTTTTTTAATCGTGGTCTCGCACTTTAATGTAAGAAACCTGCCGGCCCTGTTCATCGCAGGTGGATTTTTCGGCTGGATGGTTGAAGGCGTTCTGGTCAACACGATGTACGGTGTGCCCGATACACCGTTCCCCTATTCCATACCGGTGACCGGACTCTCCTGGCATGCTCTGCTGACGGTCATGGTCGGGTTGTACGCCACCCGCAGGGCGCTGAAAACAACGGCCAGCACTTTCCGGCTGGCTGCCTTCATCGGGGTATTCTGGGGATTGTGGGCTTCCACCTGGCGCACTGCCGATCCAACCATTCAGGTGAATCCTGAGTCCTTTTTCTCATACAGTTTCACACTCATTTTTCTATTCGTCACGGGTCACCTCATCTGGCAGAAAAACGCCCGCATTCCCCTCTCCTTCAACAAGTGGGAAGTCCGGGCCGCCTGTTGCATCACCCTTCTCTGGTTCGGTGCGGTTACCGTTATCCAACGCCCTATGGCCGTTCTCATCCTTCCGCCCCTTTTGGCCTTGATGTATTTTGCTCTCAGAAAAAATAAAGAAAGGGAGAAAACCGGAAACCTGCTGACTGAACTTGCTGATGAAATACCCGTCACCCGTTATCTGGCGTTTTTTATCGTTCCCCTGATCGCCAGCGGCATTTACGAAAATACGGTGGGCATCCCGAACTTTGAATACTTTCTTGTAGGCGTTATCGTCGGCACCGGCATTATCGGAACCATTGCTTTCATCGTTTGCCTGACAAAACTGCATAAGATGGAATAAAAAATATCGGCAAGCGATCTTTTTATACAGAGGACTGCGGAGTTATACTAAAGGGAGAATCTATTATTTCGATTTATAAGGAGAGGCACTATGCGTCGCATTTCCCCATTCTTTACCGGTTTTTTTGCTTTGATGTTCATTCTATCTGCAACCAATGCATCAGGCTGGACCCTTTCGGCCAATCCTGGCAAAAAAACCAGTGATGGGATCGAATTCGAACCCGCCTGCCCGCAAATCCGTAACACTAAAAAAGCTCCGGATGAAATCTACAATCTGAAAAACCCGCTCAAGGCCTCGCGCGAAAATATTTTCGCGGGACAAACCCTGTTCCACTTCGATGCCGAACCGGGACCCTGCCGGCTGTGCCACGGTATCAGCGGAAACGGACTTGGCATACTGTTTCGCGAACTGTCCCCGGGATCACGAAACTTTACCTGCGATCACACTATGCAAAATATTCCCGACGGACAACTGTTCTGGATCATCAAAAACGGTTCGGAGGGCACTGCCATGCCAGCCTTCACCAATCTGGACGACGATCAAATCTGGCAACTGATCCTGTACATCCGGCATTTCGCGGACATGGATTTGTAAAGGGTTTGTAAGGGAAGGTTTGCTTTCTTTAACCTTTTAATTTTCCCACAATAAAGAGCAGGATCACGGCTCCCACCGTGGCAGTGACGAGGGACCCGATCATCCCGACAGCACTGATTCCGAGCAAACCAAAAACAAAGCCGCCAATAAAAGCACCAATAATACCAACAACCATATTGCTGACCAGCCCCATACCGCTGCCTTTCATGAAGTTTCCTGCAAGCCAGCCGGCAATGGCACCGATGATTAAAAACGAAATCATATCCATAACAGCCTCCTGATAGATTTTTTTGGCAAAAACTTTTGGGAACCTGAAGTGAAGCTACCGCTTTAAATGAGGTTGCGGTCAGACTGTGTCTTCAGAATATCGAAAGCCCGTTGGTGGAAGAGTTGCGCATAATAAACCGGATCTGCGTCATCAGTTCCTGTCCCGTTTCACGAACTCAATTTTTTGTTTATAGTGCCTGGGCTCATCGTCCAGGATCTGAATCACTTGCTATCACCAGATTGAATTGCTTCTTGATAAGAGTTCCGGGTTTGGCCATGGGGGCACCACATGCAAACGGCCAAAATGCTTCCTGCTGGCGGATGCGCGAAGATCATGTATCGTGCAGGCGTACCTTTACCTCTTCGGGTTCCATTCTTACTTCGATAAAAAACAACAAAGGCTAAAAATCCTTTTTCCGCACCACCTGCTATAATAGAGTTTTTCCTACTTTAAAATTACATATATTCCTACAATATTAACTCAAGAGCGAGAAAGGCTCAGCTTTTTTAAAAATCGAAGGGAATCCATCTCCAATTGCGCACAATTACTTTGAAAATTCCGAATCATCTACATTAGACTCCAAAATCCATTGACAGGATGCTCCTCTACCGTATAATCCGCAAAACGCCTAAATATTCAGTAGTTAGGTCCCGTCAACATGGAATAACGGCACGGGATTATAATTGAAAAATAAATACCATTTTCTTCAGTTCAACCCATTTTTGCAGTTGTTTTTCGGGGGCTGAGCCATGGTAATCTTGACATACAGTAAACAAAAGGAATCGCTCTGGCGTTGGCTGGTGCCATTTCCGCCCTGTTCAAATTGAATTTGAGGGAATTTATGTTCAATACCTTTAGAAATAGTCTGTTAGTCACTGCTATCTGTATTTTCGGATTGGCAGCGGCTCCTGTTGCCAGCGTTGCCAAAAAAGCGACAGAAGCTTCAATTTCCCTGGTTGATGGGGTTGCTGTTGCTCCAAACGGCGACATTTATATTTCCCAGCGCGATCACAACATTGTCACTCGCGTCGATTCGAAAGGCTTGATTCACACCATAGCTGGAACCGGTAAGTCCGGATTCTCCGGAGATGGTGGGCCGGCCAACAAAGCACTCCTGAGAATGCCGGCAGGCCTGCATTTTGACAAAGCGGGTAACCTCTACATTGCAGACCGTGAAAATCACCGTGTGCGCAAAGTAGATACCAATGGCAACATTTCCACTATTGCAGGGAATGGTACCGCAGGATTCAGCGGCGATGGTGGACCGGCCACCCAGGCCAGCATTAACCTGCCCTCCGGGGTGACCTCGGACAGTAAGGGTAATCTTTACATTTCCGACAGATCCAACAACCGTATCCGCAAGGTCGATACCAATGGCACCATTAGCACCTATGCTGGTAACGGCAATGAAGGCTATGTTGGGGACAACGGTCCTGCACTCAAAGCTACGCTGGATAAGCCCTTTGGTATTACCATGGACCCCAAAGACAATCTGATCATTGCAGACCGGGGCAATAACCGGATTCGCAAGGTAACCCCCAACGGCATCATCACCACCATCGGGGGAGACGGTGGCTTTTATTTTATTGGAGACAATGGACCAGCATACAGGGCCAGCGTTGCAGGCCCCACAGGAGTTGCTCTCGATTCAAAAGGCAACCTCTTCATCGCGGACAACTACAACAATCGCGTGCGGGTCATCGACAACCTCGGTATGATCCGGACCTTCGCCGGCACGGGAACCCAGGAATATAACGGGGACTCGGAAGTCGCCCGGGAAACCAATCTTAGAAAGCCGTTCGCCATTGCTATTGATCAAAACGACAATTTGATTGTGGCGGACCGCTCCCATTACCGGATTCGCAGAATTGATCCTCAGGGTAGCAAGGTGGAAACTGTTGCGGGTGACGGTGTCAAAATGTTTGGTGGTGATGGCGGGCCCGCAACGGGCGCGCGCCTCAACTTCCCTCACGGGATTGTCGTCGACAAGAACGACAACGTCATTTTTGCCGACAAGGCACACTTCCGAATCAGGAAAATCGCTCCCGATGGAATTATCAACACCATCGCAGGTAACGGGATTCGAGGAAACATCGGTGACGGGGGACCGGCCCTCGAAGCTTCCGTTTACCCCACTTACCTGTCACAAAATAAAAAAGGTGAGATCTATTTCATGAGCCCGAGTGGGTTTGTGAGCATTGTGCGCAAGCTTAAGGTTGATGGAACAATTGAACTTGCCCTGTCGACCAGCGACCGGGAATATCAAAAGGGCGTGAGCACTGGCAAACACGTTGGCGCATCCTCACAGTCTGATATTGTTGCGATCACACAATTCTCGGACATTCTCCCCGACGGCAAGGGCAACCTCATCATTGCCGACCGCATCAATCATCAGCTAAGGAAATTTGATGCTTCCGGAAAATTCACCACCATCGCCGGTACCGGGGAATCCGGTTATTACGGAGACGGAGGTCCTGCGACAGAAGCTGCATTTCGCGACCCACGAACTCTGGAGATGGACAAGGATGGCAATATTTATGTCGGAGATGCTGCCAACAATGTCATTCGGAAGATTGACAAAAACGGTATCATCACCACCGTTGCCGGGAACACCAGATTTGAAGACAGTGGAGATGGTGGACCCGCCATCAAAGCCGGGATCAAATCCATTGACGATATCGTAATATCGCCATCGGGCGAAATGCATATCGTGGAATCGGGTACTCATGCGGTCCGAAAAATTGCCAAAGACGGAACTATTTCGACCGTGGTAGGACGACCCGGTATTCAAGGGTATTTTGGAGACGGGGGACCGGCTACCAAAGCGATGCTGAAAACTCCCACTTGTCTGGCATTTGACTCCAAAGGCAATATGTATATCACTGACATGGGAAATAACCGTATCCGCAAGGTCGATAATAAAGGAATCATCACCACCTTTGCGGGCAGTGGACATTTTGGGTGGGCCAATGAAGGTGAAGAGGTCCAGATTTATTTCCAGAATTTTCCCTAGAACCTGACGAGGACAAAACAACTTTTTACAATTCGTTAATAATAACCAAAGTGAGACTCCAGAGTTTGTGCGGACCCTACCCCAGGCTAAACGTTTTATGCCCGGGCAAACTGTCCCCAAAACAATCAATAAATTTCAGGAGGCTCCCCGAAATGCTTGGAGTGGTTTCATGTTGAAATCCCGAACTATCGTCACCGGGCTCTTTTTGAGCGTTTGTCTAATAGGATTCACCCAACCTGTTTTTGCTGGAGATACTGATGCTATGACCAAAGTGTTATCACAGGTCGATGCCAAGGTGTGTACCGCTCCAAAAGACCTCAAACAGTATTACACTAAAGAAATGGTCATCATTTTTGACGACAAGCGCATTATGCTTGATTCACGTATCAAAGACTACGAAGGCATGATGTCCGACCTTGTTGGCCTGAAATGCACCGTAGATCGAAAAATCCTGAGCAAGGGTCTGGGTAGCAAAAGTGCGTTTATCCTCGTCGATGAAATGGTCAGCGTCACTTCCAAATCCGGACACATTGACGAGCGGCAGCACAGCGTCTGCACCTATGGTTTTCTCAATGCAGGCGGCTCCTGGAAAATTGCGCACGAGCATTGTTCCAGCTTGCCAGACTACACCATCGTCCCCGGCGACGATGCTTTGTACTATTTTCACAATCCTGTCTACTAAAAATATCCGGTAATCCACACCGTATGGTCCTGAACACTGAGCTTTCTCCGGGTCCCCAAGTGGAACCCGGGGGAATCAGATTCACGGTTTACTCAGGTTCGGCCACAGGTGTTGACCTTTGCCTTTTTGAATCCTCCGAAAGCAAAACCGAGTTTGAACGGATCCCGCTTTCTCAGGCAGGCGACGGATGGTGGTCCGTTCTGGTTTCGGATGTTACCACCGATACACTTTATGGCTATCGTGTCCAAGGCCCTTATGATCCAGCGCTAGGTCGGTTTTTCAATCCGAATAAAATTCTGATCGACCCCTACGCACATGCTCTCGGTCGGGCGCCTGTCTGGGATGAACGACTCTTCGGCTGCAATTCCCGGCACATCACCAAACCAGACATCCGTGACAATGCGGACATCGCTCCGCTTGCCCGGGTTACGGACACTTCTTTTGATTGGGAAGGCGACAGGGCACCCCGTATTTCCTGGGAACAATCTCTTATTTATGAAACCCACGTTAAGAGCCTCACCGCCCGCCACCCGGATGTCCCCGAATCCCTGCGCGGCAGTTTTCTTGGACTGACCAGCGAACCTTTACTGGACCACTTTAAAAACCTCGGCGTCACAACCATCGAACTGCTGCCGGTTCATCAAGCATTCGATGAATGGCACTGTCGGAAAAACGGCCTCGTCAACTACTGGGGTTACAATACCCTACTCCCTTTTGCACCGGATGTTCGATTCGCCAGGACTTCCCCAACTGATCCGGCACGCGAATTCAAATCCATGGTAAAAGCTCTGCATAAGGCCGGAATCGAGGTCATCCTGGACGTTGTGTACAATCACACCGCCGAGGGGTCTACTCACGGTCCCCTTTTGAATTACCGCGGTCTGGATAACGAAGCCTATTACTGGCTCGACAAAGCGAATCCTTCGATTTACAAGGATTTCACCGGATGCGGCAATATGTGGAATATCAACCACCCCGTCGCTCAAAAGCTGGTTTTGGACAGTCTTCGCTTTTGGGCAAAAGAAATGCATGTCGACGGCTTTCGTTTTGACCTGGCAACTGTCCTGGGACGGAGTTCATCAGGATTCAACTCCCATCATCCGTTTTTTGAAACCCTGCAAAGTGACCCCGTGTTGTCTCAGGTTAAGCTCATTGCGGAACCCTGGGACCTTGGCGAAGGAGGCTACCAGCTGGCACACTTTCCAAAGCAATTTTCTGAATGGAATGACCAGTACCGAAACGACATCAGGAAATTCTGGAAAGGGGAAAAGCTCCACGCCGGCTTGTTTGCCAGGCGACTCTCCGGCAGTGAAGATATTTTCGGCCCCCAGCATCGACCACCCAGAACATCGATCAATTACATCACCTGCCACGATGGCTTCACACTACAGGACCTGGTGAGCTACGAATCCAAACACAACGATGCCAACGGCGAAAAAAACCGTGACGGTAATAACAACAACCTGAGCAAAAACTACGGTGAGGAAGGAACCACACTCAAACAGGATATTCTCGAAATCAGGCAGCGCCAGAAACGCAATATGGCAGCAACCCTGTTCCTCTCTCTTGGTACACCCATGTTCCTGGGAGGCGATGAGCTTGGAAAAACACAATGGGGCAACAACAATTCATGGTGCCAGGACAACGAAATTAATTATTATGAGTGGAGACTTGATCCTGCGCAGGAATCTTTCCTGCATTTTATAAAGAAGCTTTCTTATATAAGACGCACTCACCCGGCCCTTTGTCGAAATCATTATTTCAGCGGGGAAACCCTCGACAATGAAAAAGACCTCACCTGGTTACATCCAGATGGCCGCGAAATTGAAGATAGCGATTGGTCCGATGGGTCTCTTCAAACTGTCGGGGTAAAAATCCGTAATGAAAAAAAACGGGAAAGCGCCGCTTTGCTTCTATTGGTTCATTCGTCTGAAAATTATGGAGTAGACTTTAAAATTGCCCCGGCAACAAGAAAAAACAGGTGGAATACCCTGATAGATACTTTCAGCCCGGAAAAACCGCAGATGGCATCGGAGATTTTCCACCTGCAACCCTTATCACTTGCGATACTTGAAGAAGCATAAGGATAAACCGAAAAATCTCCGGAAACCTGCAGGCTGCATCCAGGGTCTGCCTACCAGAAAATAAAATGCAATGCACTTTAAAGCTCTCGTTTCCTTTAAATGGCGATCAAGTTGTCCACTCCTGGTGGTTGCATTGGAAGTCCTCACGTTTTAGGATGTTCCCTTCACTTTGTCGGGCGTTTAAAACCCTGCCTGGCACATAACATCTGGTGATTCAAACCCTGTGTTTAAACTTCGTACCTTCATTCTCAGCCTTTGCCTTATACTTGGCGGCGTTTGGCTTGCGTGGGCTCAGGAAACGGACAACTGGGAATACTGGCAGAATCTTTATCACCAGGCACAGTCCGAATTGACCCAAAACGAAAGTGAAAAAAAAGCCTGGCTCTCAAAGGAGCCGGAAATCAAACGCACCAAGGTGACCGCCCGATTGGGGGACAATAAAGAGTTGGTAGTGAGCGATCTGCGTGGAAATAAGGAAGAAATGTGCCTGACCTGCCATGATGGCATTGAACCCATGAGCACTTCTCACCCGGCTTCCTTCGGTTGTACCGTTTGTCATGGAGGGGATGCCACCTCCCTCAACAAAACCGAAGCTCATGCCAGTATGATTTATGATTCTACAACCGGAACTGGAAAACGCAATCCCTCAGCCTTGTCGGTGGTTCATCTCAGTTGCGGGCAAATTGGCTGCCATGCGGGACACACCGATTCCAGTAAAAACCATATCCATCGTGTACGCCGTTCCATGATGGGAACCCTTTCAGGAATGATTGCTGGTTTACGCTATCAATGGGCAGCGCAATCAACACCCCAGGCTCAATACGGAGTATCACGGGTTCCTGCCCCTAATAACACTGAGGATGAACTTGCGGGAAAATTAAAACCAGAGTTGGAACCTCTTCCATTTTTCCTGGCCAAAAACCGCCGTCAACAAATTGAACAAGGACAAGCTACCGGCTCAGAAAAAGTATCGCATCATCCTGCAGATGGAGTTTTAAGGTCAACCTGCTTTCAATGTCACCTCGACGGGAAACCTGTATCCGGTGAATACCGCTCTCAAGGCTGCGCCGCCTGCCACGTTTCTTATTCCAGGGAGGGAACCTACGAGGGAATGGATCCGACAATCCCGAAGGACCAAACCGGACATCCCTCCCGTCACAGGATGACAGCCCTGCCGGAGAAGACGACCTGTACGAAATGCCATAAGTCTATGGGCATGGATAAAACCCGTATTCCCGGAACCCTGATAAAATCCATTCCATCTTTTGCCAAGGGTCACCCAGTTGAGGATGTACACACCCAGGCAGGAATGGAATGCATAGACTGTCACAGTTCATTCGATGTAATGGGAGATGGAAATCTCTATTCGCGCCAGTATGAGGCGGTTGAAATTGGTTGTGAAACCTGTCATGGAACGGTTGATCGCCACCCTCAAATTGAAAAAATTGATTCAAACGATCTGCGTGTTTTAAGGGAGAACCGTCATTACCTGAATAATCCCATAAAGCCAGGGGATTGGGCAGTTGTATCACGGCGTGGGAGAAAACTTTCAAATATCAAAATGCATGATGGCAACATCACCGTTTTCTCCAAGCGCGGAGAGAAATCCTGGAAAATTCCTTTAATCAAAGACGGGTCAGTACATCGTATTTCGAGACACAATGAAAAACTTGCATGCAATGCTTGCCACTCTTCGTGGGTACCGCAATGTAAAGGCTGTCACCTGGTTTTTAATCCGAAAGAAAAGCCATCCCCATGGACAGGATACAAGGCTGAAATCAACTACAAAGAACCGACCCTTCTAATCGGCCCTGACTCCAAGGTGCGTCCGGCACACGCGATGCCTCTCAATACCCTGACCGCTCTTGATCCCAAGGGGAATTCTCTTCCTGTAATAAATGATGAAGGGGATTTTCAGGGTCGGTATCGTAAATTTGGTTTCACTAACCCCAGAGGGTATTCCGGAGCAAATACAATCAACGCAACCCATCCACATTCGGTAGGCCCAAAAGTCCGATCGTGTTCATCCTGCCACCTTTCCACTGAAGCGCTGGGACTCGGTTCGTCTGATCTGAAAATAGGCCGGAAATCCTCAGGCAAAAGGGATGCAGCAAAGCCGGTGATGCAGGGCAATATATACGGTACACTGGGAGAAAGGTCACCCTTGCCCAAAGGAACGATACAGGGCCAACCCGTTGCAGGAAGTCATCAACCCGGCACCCGTTCCTTCAACCAGAAAGAACTGAATAGAATCCTTAAAGTCGGCAACTGTCTTCCTTGTCATGACAGGGAATCCGATCCGATTTATAAAAATATCGAAAAGAGTTACAAATTGGCAACCTTTAAAAAACATCGCGCCCGAATTAAAAAAGCTGAGGGCCAGCGATGATTGCAAAGCGAGGATGGGTTCTTTTTTGCCTGGTATTGATGGTTTTGTTTTCTTTCACAGGCTTGAACGCCCAGGAATTTGGTGGCGGATCACTATTTGATTACGACTTTTCCGGATCCAGAAGCCTACAACCGGAAAACCCTCCAACCATTAGCGAAGAGAATCTACCCGACCCCGAACCCTCGGAAACACCGGAGAATCAGGAACCCACTTCGGCACCCGTTTTTCCTATGGAAAAACGATTCCTTAAAAAAAGTGTAGAGATACCACCTCCACCACCTCGCCGGACAGTTGAAGCCGGGGACATACGCGACCCTTTTTTCCTGATACGTGGGTATCGGGAAGATGCCAAGGATGCTCTTGAACCTGGTGTCACTATCGACGGTATCCGGTTCAACAGTTATGCAGACTCAGAGGAGTCGGAGTTAAAATTTTACCAGGATTCCAATTTCTCTCTTGAGGATGTGTTTGGAAAAATCCGGGTCGACAACCGGGATGAAGGCTGCCAGTTTTGCCATCATGGTATTGAAGAGATCAGTTCAAGCCACAAGCTTGAATGCACCGACTGCCATGGAGGCAATTCGGGAACTCGCAACAGAAGCCGTGCCCATAAAAGCATGGCGTCCAATCCTTCATCGCCGGAACACGCCGCCCGCTATTGCGGCAAGTGCCATGCCGATCAGGTTGCCTGGATGGAAAGATCCCTCATGGCTACAGCGAAAGGAATCATTGACCAGACACATCGTGCCTGGGGTCATCCCTCAGGAAATAAAACAACAGCCAAAGAAACTCAGCAATCCGCCAAAAAAACAGACAAACCTGATGATTCAACAAAGAGCTCCAAAAATTCTGAACAAAAGGTTTCCAGTGAAGCAACCCCCGTACCATCAGGCCTTGTCAAAAACCATGCTCAGGATTTTCTCGATAAAAAATGTTTGCGTTGTCATCTGGGTTCCGAAGCTCCCCGGCGTACAGGAGACTACCGTTCCACAGGTTGCGCGGCTTGTCATATGGTTTACACCAATGACGGCAGCACGCTGACACGCGACCGCGCTGTGCAGCGATCCATTAAAGGTGGAGAGGAAGTCCGTACCCGATTCCTCCGCAAAGAGGCGGAAAACGCCATCGAAAAAAAACGAGCCTACCCTGTTGTGCACCAGCTCACAGTGGCCGTGCCAAGCGTGCAATGCGAGCATTGTCACCAGAATAACGGTGTCGGAAATGAATACGAAGGCCTGTTTGCTACACCCGCCCGACCTAAAGATTCCCAAAAATTGACTGGACAGGATGATCCGGTATTGCACGGAAGACAGTATGAATTTTTAGTCCCCGACATCCACAGGGAACGCGGCATGCACTGCATCGACTGCCATTCTGCGAATGAGATGAAATCTCCTCCGGAAAAAAGCGAAACCCTGCATGACACGGTGACTATCCGTTGCGAAGACTGCCATGGGACTCATGAAAAGGGGCCCACAGGAAGAAAACTCGCTCAATCAAACACGGGTGACAATCGACTGGTAAAGTTGGCGCGACTAAATCCCAATCTCAATCGTAAGTTAAGAGGCAAGGAAACCATCCTGATAACGGAAGCGGGCCACCCCATGCCCCATATTTTTATCAGGAAAAATAAATGGGAACTGGTATCCAAAGTCACCGGCAAACGACACACCATTCCATTATTAAAGGATATGGACACACGGCCGGTCGCCCATCGGGTCGGTCAGCATCTTCAAAAAGTAGAATGCCATGCCTGTCATGCACGGTGGTCTGCCAGCGAATGGGGCCTGCACACGATTAAAGAGAACCAATTCAACATTACCCAGTGGGAAAATTGGAGTTTTCCGGATCCCGTTCTGAATCATTTGAAACTCTCGAACAACCTCAATCGGGAAACGGACACCAGCCAATCCCTGCTCTGGCCTACTGTAAAAGGCAATCGCGAATCTCTTACAGGTGAATGGTCACCGGGTCTCTGGATAAACCTTCTAGCCCGATCCGACTGGTCCACGATGATTCTGGGAAAAAACAAACGAGGCAAAGTCACCATACTGAAACCCAGACACCAGTATTTTGTAACCAACCCGGCATCTGATGAGAGCACAACACCTAGCCAGGCCAGCGTTCCTGCTCACACATCCGATAAACCAGCGCTGGTGCTGACCCCGCATGCGCCACACACCATTCGGCCAACTGCCAGAACCTGCGAGGCATGTCATGAAAACCAGGAAGCCGTTGGACTGGGTGCTGATTATTTGCAGAACGTCGATAAAGGCAAAGGCTTCTTCGAAAAATGGAAAGAGG contains:
- a CDS encoding c-type cytochrome, yielding MFILSATNASGWTLSANPGKKTSDGIEFEPACPQIRNTKKAPDEIYNLKNPLKASRENIFAGQTLFHFDAEPGPCRLCHGISGNGLGILFRELSPGSRNFTCDHTMQNIPDGQLFWIIKNGSEGTAMPAFTNLDDDQIWQLILYIRHFADMDL
- a CDS encoding GlsB/YeaQ/YmgE family stress response membrane protein, which translates into the protein MDMISFLIIGAIAGWLAGNFMKGSGMGLVSNMVVGIIGAFIGGFVFGLLGISAVGMIGSLVTATVGAVILLFIVGKLKG
- a CDS encoding nuclear transport factor 2 family protein, with product MLKSRTIVTGLFLSVCLIGFTQPVFAGDTDAMTKVLSQVDAKVCTAPKDLKQYYTKEMVIIFDDKRIMLDSRIKDYEGMMSDLVGLKCTVDRKILSKGLGSKSAFILVDEMVSVTSKSGHIDERQHSVCTYGFLNAGGSWKIAHEHCSSLPDYTIVPGDDALYYFHNPVY
- the glgX gene encoding glycogen debranching protein GlgX, with amino-acid sequence MVLNTELSPGPQVEPGGIRFTVYSGSATGVDLCLFESSESKTEFERIPLSQAGDGWWSVLVSDVTTDTLYGYRVQGPYDPALGRFFNPNKILIDPYAHALGRAPVWDERLFGCNSRHITKPDIRDNADIAPLARVTDTSFDWEGDRAPRISWEQSLIYETHVKSLTARHPDVPESLRGSFLGLTSEPLLDHFKNLGVTTIELLPVHQAFDEWHCRKNGLVNYWGYNTLLPFAPDVRFARTSPTDPAREFKSMVKALHKAGIEVILDVVYNHTAEGSTHGPLLNYRGLDNEAYYWLDKANPSIYKDFTGCGNMWNINHPVAQKLVLDSLRFWAKEMHVDGFRFDLATVLGRSSSGFNSHHPFFETLQSDPVLSQVKLIAEPWDLGEGGYQLAHFPKQFSEWNDQYRNDIRKFWKGEKLHAGLFARRLSGSEDIFGPQHRPPRTSINYITCHDGFTLQDLVSYESKHNDANGEKNRDGNNNNLSKNYGEEGTTLKQDILEIRQRQKRNMAATLFLSLGTPMFLGGDELGKTQWGNNNSWCQDNEINYYEWRLDPAQESFLHFIKKLSYIRRTHPALCRNHYFSGETLDNEKDLTWLHPDGREIEDSDWSDGSLQTVGVKIRNEKKRESAALLLLVHSSENYGVDFKIAPATRKNRWNTLIDTFSPEKPQMASEIFHLQPLSLAILEEA